The following proteins are encoded in a genomic region of Methanobrevibacter sp.:
- a CDS encoding tetrahydromethanopterin S-methyltransferase subunit B, which produces MVEMLPMVQIVPEMNLALDPASGILGASLGSGVVILSMDDVNEAVTKIEQAADDLIDSLDPYTSPSGSYPGRAGSYVTAGMLTNTVYGFILAIIIIFAAMPVLIGLGVL; this is translated from the coding sequence ATGGTTGAAATGTTACCAATGGTTCAAATTGTACCTGAAATGAATTTAGCTCTTGATCCTGCAAGTGGTATTTTAGGAGCTTCTTTAGGTTCAGGCGTAGTTATATTATCTATGGATGATGTAAACGAAGCAGTCACAAAAATTGAACAAGCAGCTGATGATTTAATAGATTCATTAGATCCTTATACTAGTCCTTCAGGTTCTTACCCAGGTAGGGCAGGATCTTATGTAACTGCAGGTATGTTAACAAACACTGTATACGGATTTATATTAGCAATTATCATCATATTTGCTGCAATGCCTGTTTTAATCGGATTGGGGGTATTATAG
- the mtrC gene encoding tetrahydromethanopterin S-methyltransferase subunit MtrC: MSVAGSGEAHGDINSVHLLIVGIIGGLIGIYLSGVESTIGPVIACLGAVCAIVWGADAIRRVASYGLGTGVPSIGYMSLSIGVIGSLAGIGVAYTIAMDIIGPILALIFAMIIGLIVAVIAKKIVGMKIPIMERCTVEIAGAASLSILAFSAAVTGTYAIEEILASVVGTGFIAVFFIMNTMAIQHPFNACLGPNEDQARTLKCACSTAFLAMVITGILSVVAGGEYAWFAIVIIGLIGWVISFRSFVKASFEAAASVKWAGLWPKVEE; encoded by the coding sequence ATGTCTGTCGCTGGAAGTGGAGAAGCTCATGGTGATATTAACTCAGTACATTTACTTATTGTAGGTATCATCGGTGGACTTATCGGAATTTATTTAAGTGGTGTTGAATCAACTATCGGACCTGTAATAGCATGTCTCGGTGCTGTATGTGCTATTGTATGGGGAGCAGATGCTATTCGTAGAGTAGCAAGTTACGGTTTAGGTACTGGTGTACCATCTATTGGTTACATGAGTTTATCTATCGGTGTAATCGGTTCCTTAGCAGGTATTGGTGTTGCTTACACTATTGCAATGGACATTATTGGTCCTATTTTAGCATTAATCTTTGCAATGATTATCGGTCTTATTGTTGCAGTAATCGCTAAAAAAATCGTTGGAATGAAAATCCCAATTATGGAAAGATGTACTGTTGAAATTGCAGGTGCTGCATCCTTATCTATCTTAGCATTTTCCGCAGCTGTAACCGGAACTTATGCTATTGAAGAAATTTTAGCATCTGTTGTTGGTACTGGTTTTATTGCAGTATTCTTCATTATGAATACTATGGCTATCCAACACCCATTCAACGCATGTTTAGGTCCTAACGAAGATCAAGCAAGAACCCTTAAATGTGCATGTTCAACTGCATTCTTAGCTATGGTAATCACTGGTATCTTATCTGTTGTTGCTGGTGGTGAATACGCATGGTTTGCAATTGTAATTATTGGATTAATCGGATGGGTTATTTCATTTAGAAGTTTCGTAAAAGCTTCATTCGAAGCTGCTGCATCTGTAAAATGGGCTGGTCTTTGGCCTAAAGTAGAGGAATAA
- the mtrH gene encoding tetrahydromethanopterin S-methyltransferase subunit H, whose product MFRFDKEQTVYDIAGVKIGGQPGEYPTVLAGTIFYGGHNIINDELTGDFDKDRAEKLIKDMEEMTDVTGNPCIVQVFGQTPEALTKYIEFVGDICDKPFLIDSTSGEARVAGAQLADEIGLTERAIYNSINMAAEQSELDAIAETDISASIVLGFNPMNATIDGKIGIWDHGDGAVDKGLLDIAADCGIDKFLMDTAVTPLGQGAGIAARASFAEKAKWGYPVGSGIHNVPSAWDWLRDYKKENKEAFTVCDIGANIIQVMCGGDFVLFGPIENATIAFPAVAQTDMFIAEAAKDMGTEAVEFHPMNNLL is encoded by the coding sequence ATGTTTAGGTTTGATAAAGAACAAACAGTATACGATATTGCTGGTGTAAAAATTGGGGGACAACCAGGTGAATACCCAACAGTATTAGCAGGAACCATCTTTTATGGTGGACACAACATCATCAATGATGAATTAACTGGTGATTTTGACAAAGATAGAGCAGAAAAATTAATTAAAGATATGGAAGAAATGACTGATGTTACAGGTAATCCATGTATTGTACAAGTATTCGGACAAACTCCAGAAGCTCTTACTAAATACATTGAATTTGTAGGGGATATTTGTGACAAACCTTTCCTTATCGATTCTACTTCTGGTGAAGCTAGAGTAGCTGGTGCACAGTTAGCTGACGAAATTGGATTAACCGAAAGAGCTATTTACAACTCCATTAACATGGCTGCTGAACAATCTGAATTAGATGCAATTGCAGAAACCGATATTTCCGCTTCCATCGTTTTAGGATTCAACCCAATGAACGCTACCATCGATGGTAAAATCGGTATTTGGGATCACGGTGACGGTGCAGTAGACAAAGGTTTACTCGACATCGCAGCTGACTGTGGTATTGACAAATTCTTAATGGATACTGCTGTAACTCCTTTAGGACAAGGTGCAGGTATTGCTGCTAGAGCATCCTTCGCAGAAAAAGCTAAATGGGGATACCCAGTAGGTTCCGGTATTCACAACGTACCTTCCGCATGGGACTGGTTAAGAGACTACAAAAAAGAAAACAAAGAAGCTTTCACTGTATGTGATATTGGAGCAAACATTATCCAAGTTATGTGTGGAGGAGACTTCGTACTCTTTGGACCTATCGAAAACGCAACTATCGCTTTCCCTGCAGTAGCACAAACTGATATGTTTATTGCAGAAGCAGCAAAAGATATGGGAACTGAAGCAGTAGAGTTCCACCCAATGAACAATTTATTATAG
- a CDS encoding methanogenesis marker 14 protein: MSFLDKIFKRGPKPIIAKSHESKLDALRAQKAGPASPGVVKKPDTFYVTASVELGNTTTKSIVTATNLNNSECYLLNKTVKMTRDIRPPKPSEEVFGKTVWGIELSKEAVAELIKDTVLESLKKANVDKDEDLDFVVRSTGVTAGFATAEEAGKLVIALADGCLDAGIPPRKMSPAMSPSQLPERLRKHTLLENVMFDGAVVSVVPPKGKESVANEMEGELVTAGIKLGAKWTEVDYRNPCVSLDFGSTLAGRIVNDDEPYASTVGNFLGLAGVISDSLARGSGQVDKNGGAALDLYSDKLVKKANTKKAKANAEEAHKLIDIRKVPEGYSRFGTVPIDVEAAKEAGNILIGCDVGTNGDGIPELMELGQQFYDADGLPTLLATMDYVSANIVYRVLDVAFENNVITEGSVLGVTGRAGITGRKPELILEYSQDKFKDTVFVEDGLALGSAIMARCMNSMGTVKNPVGGHQGGKCILKQRMKMQGKI, translated from the coding sequence ATGTCTTTTTTAGATAAAATTTTTAAAAGAGGTCCTAAGCCTATTATAGCTAAATCTCATGAAAGCAAATTGGATGCTTTAAGAGCTCAAAAGGCGGGTCCTGCAAGTCCTGGTGTTGTTAAAAAGCCCGACACTTTTTATGTAACTGCATCTGTTGAACTTGGTAACACTACTACTAAATCTATTGTAACTGCTACTAATTTAAATAATAGTGAATGTTATTTGCTTAATAAAACTGTTAAGATGACAAGGGATATCAGACCACCTAAACCGTCTGAAGAGGTTTTCGGTAAAACTGTTTGGGGTATTGAACTTTCTAAAGAGGCTGTAGCCGAACTAATTAAAGATACTGTTTTGGAATCCCTTAAAAAAGCTAATGTCGATAAGGATGAGGATCTTGATTTTGTTGTAAGATCCACTGGTGTTACTGCTGGTTTTGCAACTGCTGAAGAGGCAGGTAAACTTGTTATTGCTTTGGCTGACGGTTGTTTGGATGCGGGTATTCCTCCAAGAAAGATGTCTCCTGCTATGAGTCCTTCCCAACTGCCTGAAAGACTTAGAAAACATACTCTTTTGGAAAATGTAATGTTTGATGGTGCGGTTGTAAGTGTTGTACCTCCTAAAGGTAAGGAGTCTGTTGCTAACGAAATGGAAGGTGAACTTGTTACTGCAGGTATCAAGTTAGGTGCTAAATGGACTGAAGTTGACTATAGGAATCCTTGTGTAAGTCTTGATTTCGGTTCTACCTTGGCTGGAAGGATTGTTAATGATGATGAGCCTTATGCTAGTACTGTTGGTAACTTTTTAGGTTTGGCAGGTGTTATTTCTGACTCTTTAGCTCGTGGTTCTGGTCAGGTTGACAAAAACGGTGGGGCTGCTCTTGATTTATATTCCGATAAGTTGGTTAAGAAGGCTAACACCAAAAAAGCTAAGGCTAATGCGGAGGAAGCTCATAAGCTTATTGATATCAGAAAAGTTCCTGAAGGTTACTCCCGTTTCGGTACCGTCCCTATTGATGTTGAGGCTGCAAAAGAGGCGGGTAACATTTTGATTGGTTGTGATGTTGGTACTAATGGTGATGGCATACCTGAATTGATGGAATTGGGTCAGCAATTCTATGATGCTGATGGTCTTCCAACCTTGCTTGCTACTATGGATTATGTAAGTGCCAATATAGTTTATCGTGTTTTGGATGTTGCTTTTGAGAATAATGTGATTACTGAAGGTTCTGTTTTAGGGGTTACCGGTAGGGCAGGTATTACTGGACGTAAGCCTGAATTAATTTTAGAATATTCTCAGGATAAATTTAAAGACACAGTATTTGTTGAGGATGGTCTTGCTTTGGGTTCTGCTATTATGGCTCGTTGTATGAATTCCATGGGTACTGTTAAAAACCCTGTTGGTGGACATCAAGGTGGGAAATGTATTCTTAAACAAAGAATGAAAATGCAAGGAAAAATTTAA
- a CDS encoding tetrahydromethanopterin S-methyltransferase subunit F produces MVRISNKPNMSGIKNVSDDMEYGSKLIAREGKLFAGLITTRVKGFAIGILLAILLVIIIPFIAKACGV; encoded by the coding sequence ATGGTAAGAATTTCTAATAAACCAAACATGTCAGGTATTAAAAATGTCTCTGATGATATGGAATACGGTTCTAAACTTATTGCTAGAGAAGGAAAACTTTTTGCAGGTTTAATAACTACTAGGGTAAAAGGATTCGCTATTGGAATTTTATTAGCTATTCTTTTAGTAATTATTATACCATTCATTGCAAAAGCATGTGGAGTATAG
- the mtrE gene encoding tetrahydromethanopterin S-methyltransferase subunit E gives MDPVTLGVVALMGAVATIGGAAEDLESDIGSQSNPNSQVQLAPQMGHLHRMINKAASGEPVAYGTWCGIAGAVAFILITFGLMPIVSIAIGACVAALVHGIYTVTAHFGRIVGQSQFEQPLFMDVVTESLGPIVGHGFITTFCIVGISYLMVIPINGTALHVFPLPLLAMLWGIALGAIGSSTGDVHYGAESEYQKFPFGGGTPVAIQGDIVTKAPLGAKNSIDVGNFCAKFGGPITGFCFGLVVFFSFWNTVVFGVYGGIISGIILIIILIILNDRVEVFARNTYGPYEED, from the coding sequence ATGGACCCTGTAACATTAGGTGTTGTTGCATTAATGGGTGCAGTTGCAACTATTGGTGGGGCTGCTGAGGACCTTGAATCTGACATAGGATCTCAAAGTAACCCAAACTCACAAGTTCAACTTGCTCCACAAATGGGACATTTACACCGTATGATTAACAAAGCGGCTTCTGGTGAACCAGTCGCTTATGGTACTTGGTGTGGTATTGCGGGTGCTGTTGCATTTATTTTAATTACCTTTGGTTTAATGCCTATTGTATCTATTGCAATCGGTGCTTGTGTTGCTGCATTAGTTCACGGAATTTATACAGTAACAGCTCACTTTGGTAGGATTGTTGGTCAATCACAATTCGAACAACCATTGTTTATGGATGTTGTAACTGAGTCATTAGGACCTATCGTAGGTCACGGATTTATAACTACTTTTTGTATTGTTGGAATTTCTTACTTAATGGTTATTCCAATTAATGGAACTGCTTTACATGTATTCCCATTACCTTTATTAGCAATGCTTTGGGGTATTGCTCTCGGTGCTATCGGTTCTTCTACCGGGGATGTACACTATGGTGCAGAAAGCGAATATCAAAAGTTCCCATTCGGAGGAGGTACTCCTGTAGCTATCCAAGGGGATATTGTAACCAAAGCTCCATTAGGTGCTAAAAACTCTATTGATGTTGGTAACTTCTGTGCTAAATTTGGTGGTCCAATTACTGGATTCTGTTTCGGTCTTGTTGTATTCTTCAGTTTCTGGAACACTGTTGTATTTGGAGTATATGGTGGAATTATTTCAGGTATTATTCTTATTATTATTTTAATCATCTTAAATGATAGAGTTGAAGTATTTGCAAGAAATACCTATGGACCATATGAGGAAGATTAA
- the mtrD gene encoding tetrahydromethanopterin S-methyltransferase subunit D gives MDPITLIIFVAIGGVLIGAGVHFIPVGGAPAAMATATGVGTGTAMLAAGAGLTGLITAATMTGEPWYIIGIGGAIGAMIMMGITMLIANYIYVYGVGVVPAAAKVEVDPFTGRNQEKYKTPGTEGHGVPFASYISGLIGGLFGGFGGGMVYYAINTAATEGNFVTDPIITVGLAAILGVTVFFINSVIASYNIGGTIEGFTDPKFKRIGTGAVACLIASIVLGIFCVLLTGGI, from the coding sequence ATGGATCCAATTACTTTAATTATATTTGTCGCAATCGGTGGAGTACTCATCGGTGCTGGTGTACACTTCATTCCTGTAGGAGGAGCTCCTGCAGCAATGGCAACAGCTACTGGTGTAGGTACTGGTACTGCTATGTTAGCAGCTGGTGCTGGTTTAACCGGTCTTATTACTGCTGCTACTATGACAGGTGAACCTTGGTATATTATTGGTATTGGTGGTGCAATCGGTGCAATGATTATGATGGGTATTACCATGCTTATTGCTAACTACATATATGTATATGGTGTAGGTGTTGTACCTGCAGCTGCAAAAGTAGAAGTTGACCCATTCACTGGCCGTAACCAAGAAAAATACAAAACTCCTGGTACTGAAGGTCACGGTGTACCATTCGCATCTTACATTAGTGGTTTAATCGGTGGTCTCTTCGGTGGTTTCGGTGGAGGTATGGTTTACTATGCTATTAATACTGCTGCTACTGAAGGTAATTTTGTAACCGACCCTATCATCACTGTAGGTTTAGCTGCAATTCTTGGTGTAACTGTTTTCTTCATCAACTCTGTAATTGCATCTTACAACATTGGTGGTACTATTGAAGGTTTCACTGATCCTAAGTTTAAAAGAATAGGTACTGGTGCAGTAGCATGTCTTATTGCTTCTATTGTATTAGGAATATTCTGTGTATTATTAACAGGAGGTATCTAA
- the mtrG gene encoding tetrahydromethanopterin S-methyltransferase subunit MtrG: MSEDNSIPQVMVSADDYNAIIAKLDDAEEKVDFTAGEYYQRLGQQTGRDVGILYGMILGLIILAVMLKYNLLQAMLMLL; this comes from the coding sequence ATGAGTGAAGATAATTCAATACCTCAAGTAATGGTATCAGCAGACGATTACAACGCTATCATCGCTAAATTAGATGATGCTGAAGAAAAAGTAGATTTTACTGCTGGTGAATACTACCAACGTTTAGGCCAACAAACTGGAAGAGATGTTGGAATTTTATATGGAATGATATTAGGTCTTATAATTTTAGCTGTAATGCTCAAATATAATTTATTACAAGCTATGTTAATGTTATTATAG
- the mtrA gene encoding tetrahydromethanopterin S-methyltransferase subunit A: MADKKAPAEGWPVISGDYIVGDPESPVAVTTLASHIEGELSGAAIAGPCKTENLGVEKVVANIISNPNIRFLILSGAEVQGHITGQSIVALHENGCDPEKKSINGAVGAIPFVENIPLDGIERFQQQLEIVDMIDVEDSGAINAKISECVEKDPGAFEEEAMVISVDDDGDDEDSGEEMRVVSAETAMIEARMRDIDTKMKMIGAVQKNMAGNYAGKVQGIMLGLIFTLVIGALFILF; the protein is encoded by the coding sequence ATGGCAGATAAAAAGGCACCAGCTGAAGGCTGGCCGGTTATCAGTGGGGACTACATTGTAGGAGACCCAGAAAGTCCAGTTGCTGTAACTACCTTAGCTTCACACATTGAAGGAGAATTATCAGGTGCAGCAATTGCAGGACCATGTAAAACTGAAAACTTAGGAGTAGAAAAAGTAGTTGCAAACATCATTTCAAATCCTAACATTAGATTTTTAATTTTATCTGGTGCTGAAGTACAAGGTCACATTACTGGTCAAAGTATTGTAGCATTACATGAAAATGGATGTGACCCAGAGAAGAAAAGTATTAATGGTGCTGTAGGTGCTATTCCTTTCGTAGAAAACATTCCATTAGACGGAATAGAAAGATTCCAACAACAATTAGAAATTGTAGATATGATTGATGTTGAAGACAGTGGCGCTATTAACGCAAAAATCAGTGAATGTGTAGAAAAAGATCCAGGTGCATTCGAAGAAGAAGCAATGGTTATCTCTGTAGATGATGATGGTGACGATGAGGATTCAGGAGAAGAAATGAGAGTTGTTTCTGCTGAAACCGCTATGATCGAAGCTAGAATGAGAGATATAGACACCAAAATGAAAATGATTGGTGCTGTACAGAAAAACATGGCAGGTAACTATGCAGGTAAAGTTCAAGGTATTATGCTTGGATTAATCTTTACATTAGTAATTGGTGCTTTATTCATATTATTCTAG